A window of Lysobacter terrestris contains these coding sequences:
- a CDS encoding rhodanese-like domain-containing protein translates to MDTLLHLIATYGLLVVFVSVFLDQGGVPIPAYPPIIVTTAVAVDAGHGWWPVLVVATLAAILADWLWFLGGRRIGARLVRLMCRLSLSPDSCVRTTRGIYARWGAGSLTVAKFFPGFAAVATTLAGETGTSTRRFLLFDGIGALLWAGVAVALGAVFHRAVDRVLAQLEQLGHYAIPVLLGLVAAFIAWKWLRRRHFLQQLRMARISVDELHRLLEGDPPPLLLDVRAPEQRAASGWIPGAVFAHAPGDMDIPVRDEVIVYCDCPNEVSAAVLARELQRRGFRRVRPLAGGFDAWQASGRQVDRLPA, encoded by the coding sequence ATGGACACGCTGCTGCACCTGATCGCGACGTACGGCCTGCTGGTGGTGTTCGTCAGCGTGTTCCTCGACCAGGGCGGGGTCCCGATCCCGGCGTACCCGCCGATCATCGTCACCACCGCGGTCGCGGTCGATGCGGGCCACGGCTGGTGGCCGGTGCTGGTGGTGGCCACGCTGGCGGCGATCCTCGCCGACTGGCTGTGGTTCCTCGGCGGCCGCCGCATCGGCGCGCGGCTGGTGCGGTTGATGTGCCGGCTGTCGCTGTCGCCCGATTCGTGCGTGCGCACCACCCGCGGCATCTACGCGCGCTGGGGCGCAGGTTCGCTCACCGTCGCCAAGTTCTTCCCCGGCTTCGCTGCGGTGGCGACCACGCTGGCCGGCGAGACCGGCACCAGCACGCGTCGCTTCCTGTTGTTCGACGGCATCGGCGCGCTGCTGTGGGCGGGCGTCGCGGTGGCGCTGGGCGCGGTGTTCCATCGCGCGGTCGATCGCGTGCTGGCACAGCTCGAACAGCTCGGGCACTACGCCATCCCGGTGCTGCTCGGGCTGGTGGCCGCCTTCATCGCGTGGAAGTGGCTGCGCCGCCGTCACTTCCTGCAGCAGCTGCGCATGGCGCGCATCTCGGTGGACGAACTGCACCGGCTGCTGGAAGGCGACCCGCCGCCGCTGCTGCTCGACGTGCGCGCGCCCGAGCAGCGCGCGGCCAGCGGCTGGATCCCCGGCGCGGTGTTCGCCCACGCGCCCGGCGACATGGACATCCCGGTACGCGACGAGGTCATCGTCTACTGCGATTGCCCGAACGAAGTCTCCGCGGCCGTGCTCGCGCGCGAACTGCAGCGACGTGGTTTCCGCCGCGTGCGCCCGCTGGCCGGTGGCTTCGATGCCTGGCAGGCGTCGGGTCGGCAGGTGGATCGCTTGCCCGCCTGA
- a CDS encoding outer membrane beta-barrel protein, whose product MRKTKLLSTLLLSATLGAAAFGANAQDKGFYAGAGVGQSFVDEGAYDDEDTAFSVFGGYQFNRYFGLEAGYADFGKIEPDVTGPALEGDTAYFTAVGTLPITDKFAAYAKAGLHRWNVDTSLPGLVGGDDDSGTDPTYGVGLQYRFTDKVALRGEYSRFEIEDADADLAQLQVRFDF is encoded by the coding sequence ATGCGCAAGACCAAGCTGCTCTCCACCCTGCTCCTGTCCGCCACCCTCGGCGCCGCCGCGTTCGGCGCCAATGCCCAGGACAAGGGCTTCTACGCCGGCGCCGGCGTCGGCCAGTCGTTCGTCGACGAAGGCGCCTACGACGACGAGGACACCGCGTTCTCCGTGTTCGGCGGCTACCAGTTCAACCGTTACTTCGGCCTGGAAGCGGGCTACGCGGACTTCGGCAAGATCGAGCCCGACGTCACCGGCCCCGCGCTCGAGGGCGACACCGCCTACTTCACCGCGGTGGGCACCTTGCCGATCACCGACAAGTTCGCCGCCTACGCCAAGGCCGGCCTGCACCGCTGGAACGTCGACACCTCGCTGCCCGGCCTGGTCGGCGGCGACGATGACAGCGGCACCGATCCGACCTATGGCGTCGGCCTGCAGTACCGCTTCACCGACAAGGTGGCGCTGCGCGGCGAATACAGCCGCTTCGAGATCGAGGACGCCGACGCGGACCTGGCCCAGCTGCAGGTGCGCTTCGACTTCTGA